One Oceanicoccus sagamiensis genomic region harbors:
- a CDS encoding thiolase C-terminal domain-containing protein yields MANPGKELRGKVAIVGVADTEVGVLTGRSPMDLGVEAALKAIKDAGLKKSDIDGLITCNSMAQPLMYHAEATAEYLQIFPRYCMAVGAGGGTTFTAIHHAASAIATGMADIIVIAMADCMRSGLSREQALQVQASTGHPEFEQPYGPTVPAYYALIAQAHMAEFGTTQEQLAGIAVSTRQHAANNPTAQMRDLITVDDVMSSRMIADPLHLLDCSLVSDGGSAIVMCSAERAADLPHDPIYIMGAGEGHNHEHISAARSLTTSAAKEAGERAYAMAGLQSSDMDFAQLYDCFTPTVLVELEDLGFCTKGEGGAFVDSGALAPGGSLPVNTHGGLLSHSHAGNPGSMFALTESVWQLRHTAGERQVPKARHGLVHAQGGIMSSHTTLVLSREAS; encoded by the coding sequence TTGGCGAATCCTGGTAAAGAACTGCGCGGCAAAGTCGCGATAGTGGGTGTGGCGGATACGGAAGTTGGCGTACTAACTGGCCGTTCTCCGATGGACCTTGGTGTAGAAGCTGCGCTAAAAGCGATTAAAGATGCCGGCCTTAAAAAATCCGATATCGATGGTTTAATTACCTGCAATTCCATGGCCCAGCCATTGATGTACCATGCTGAAGCTACCGCTGAATATCTGCAAATTTTTCCGCGCTATTGTATGGCCGTGGGCGCAGGCGGCGGTACAACCTTTACCGCTATTCATCATGCCGCCTCTGCAATCGCAACCGGTATGGCGGATATTATTGTGATTGCTATGGCCGACTGTATGCGCAGTGGTTTAAGTCGTGAGCAGGCCTTGCAAGTACAAGCCTCAACCGGTCACCCCGAGTTTGAACAACCTTATGGGCCTACGGTACCAGCCTATTACGCCTTAATTGCGCAGGCGCATATGGCAGAGTTTGGCACCACACAGGAACAGTTAGCCGGTATTGCGGTGTCAACTCGGCAACATGCAGCCAATAATCCAACGGCACAAATGCGCGATCTAATTACGGTTGATGATGTGATGTCATCACGGATGATTGCCGACCCGTTGCATCTGTTAGATTGTTCACTGGTCTCTGATGGTGGCTCGGCAATTGTAATGTGTAGTGCAGAACGCGCCGCTGATCTGCCCCATGACCCGATTTATATTATGGGCGCGGGTGAAGGCCATAACCATGAACATATAAGTGCGGCTCGCAGTCTGACGACGTCTGCTGCAAAGGAAGCCGGAGAGCGAGCTTATGCCATGGCAGGGCTGCAATCTTCAGATATGGATTTTGCCCAGCTCTATGATTGTTTTACCCCAACAGTATTGGTTGAGTTGGAAGATTTAGGTTTTTGTACCAAAGGTGAGGGCGGTGCATTTGTTGATAGCGGTGCTCTGGCCCCTGGTGGTAGCTTGCCAGTAAACACCCATGGCGGTCTGTTATCTCACAGCCATGCGGGTAACCCCGGCTCCATGTTTGCTCTAACAGAATCAGTATGGCAGTTGCGTCATACCGCTGGCGAGCGTCAGGTTCCTAAGGCGCGTCACGGTTTGGTGCATGCACAAGGCGGTATTATGTCTTCCCATACCACATTGGTTTTATCACGGGAGGCCAGCTAA
- a CDS encoding Zn-ribbon domain-containing OB-fold protein: MSAPELTKILPPDTELSRPFWEGCRNQQLLMQQCKDCDRFQFYPRIVCSHCEGEQLSWQPVSGQGSVASFTIVRRGISKAYEAPYIVALVDLKEGPRMMTTVVGCDPESVAVGDTVEVQFEPWGSDLVLPVFSKR, translated from the coding sequence ATGAGTGCGCCGGAATTAACAAAAATCTTACCGCCGGATACAGAATTATCTCGCCCTTTTTGGGAGGGCTGCCGTAATCAGCAATTACTGATGCAACAGTGTAAAGACTGTGATCGGTTTCAGTTTTACCCCCGTATTGTTTGTAGCCATTGCGAAGGCGAACAACTCAGTTGGCAGCCGGTTTCAGGGCAGGGCAGTGTGGCCAGTTTTACCATTGTGCGCCGGGGTATTTCCAAAGCTTACGAAGCCCCTTATATCGTCGCACTGGTTGACCTGAAAGAAGGGCCGCGTATGATGACAACTGTTGTCGGTTGTGACCCTGAAAGTGTTGCCGTAGGTGATACCGTAGAAGTACAGTTCGAGCCTTGGGGTTCGGATTTAGTTTTACCAGTATTTAGCAAACGATAA
- a CDS encoding aromatic ring-hydroxylating oxygenase subunit alpha, with the protein MSSPKTPDAVINPQAPPGSLEAKLPPVDNGTECYSKDDYFSRDAKALEWDKMWTNSWLIAGVSSDLAKPNDYFLFDICDESIIVTRTDNGIKAFYNVCQHRGSKLVWEERGNKKVFVCPFHSWSFHNNGDLRRITDEDTFQPEVVAHRPGLTPVHCEEHAGIIFIHMGDKPEPLVESIGLPEGYLEAYQIDKMKVIRQVRSEWGSNWKVGVEAFYESYHLHSVHPETRGVMADLNVQYDLYPNGASRMIVPFGIPSPRFHDQTTVNEGLQMMLQDAGVDPEGFTGTATDVRRAIQLGKRERSERLGLGYERFEDGQLSDSWATGIFPNVQLGCHPEAMFFMRFLPHETDPERFYYDTMTMLLPVDDPDYSPPAWMGLPEDLDISGGQRPNIEYYSMGEDAGLGLVLSQDSALLPVVQKGMRSRGFKGQLWGEQEQRLRHFHVELARRLGENE; encoded by the coding sequence ATGAGCAGCCCGAAAACACCTGATGCTGTAATTAATCCTCAAGCACCGCCAGGGTCACTGGAGGCAAAACTGCCGCCGGTTGATAATGGTACCGAGTGCTATTCCAAAGACGACTATTTTAGTCGCGATGCCAAGGCCCTTGAATGGGATAAAATGTGGACTAATAGCTGGCTAATTGCCGGTGTTAGTTCAGACCTTGCCAAACCCAACGATTATTTTCTTTTTGATATCTGCGACGAGTCCATTATTGTTACTCGCACCGATAACGGTATTAAAGCCTTTTACAATGTTTGCCAACACCGCGGTTCCAAACTGGTTTGGGAAGAGCGCGGTAATAAAAAAGTCTTTGTCTGTCCTTTCCATAGTTGGAGTTTTCATAATAACGGCGACCTGCGCCGGATTACCGATGAAGATACATTTCAGCCCGAGGTTGTTGCTCATCGTCCAGGCTTAACGCCAGTCCATTGTGAAGAGCATGCCGGAATTATTTTTATCCATATGGGCGATAAACCTGAACCCTTGGTTGAGAGTATCGGTTTGCCTGAAGGTTATCTCGAAGCTTATCAAATCGATAAAATGAAAGTGATTCGCCAGGTGCGCAGCGAGTGGGGTTCAAACTGGAAAGTGGGCGTCGAAGCTTTTTATGAAAGTTATCACCTGCATTCCGTTCACCCGGAAACCCGCGGTGTAATGGCAGACCTTAATGTTCAGTACGACCTTTACCCCAACGGTGCCAGTCGCATGATTGTGCCTTTTGGTATTCCCAGCCCGCGTTTCCACGATCAAACTACCGTTAACGAAGGTCTGCAAATGATGTTGCAGGATGCCGGTGTAGACCCTGAAGGTTTTACGGGTACCGCCACCGATGTTCGTCGCGCCATTCAATTAGGCAAACGTGAACGCTCTGAACGCCTGGGTTTGGGTTACGAGCGTTTTGAAGATGGCCAGCTGTCCGATAGTTGGGCCACCGGTATTTTCCCGAATGTGCAATTAGGCTGTCATCCAGAAGCCATGTTCTTTATGCGCTTTCTACCCCATGAGACCGACCCAGAGCGTTTCTATTACGACACCATGACTATGTTGTTGCCGGTTGACGATCCCGATTACAGCCCGCCAGCCTGGATGGGCTTGCCGGAAGATCTCGATATCAGTGGTGGGCAAAGGCCCAATATCGAGTATTACTCGATGGGCGAAGATGCCGGCCTTGGGCTGGTATTAAGCCAGGATTCTGCCCTGTTGCCAGTGGTGCAAAAGGGCATGCGCAGCCGGGGCTTTAAAGGCCAGTTATGGGGCGAACAAGAGCAGCGTCTAAGGCACTTCCACGTAGAGCTGGCGCGGCGTCTGGGCGAAAACGAATAA
- a CDS encoding TonB-dependent receptor, whose product MRNNSESGKAATRTLSSFKPKSPLRMAILSSLLLPVAGISAMAQAQDARVLEEVQVTARQRTESLQDVPVAVTVMDESALQKTFAQNLGEMGDYAPNVTIGTVPGFNAASIAIRGVSTGDIPSTFDPAVTVAVDGFYLGHYQASLLDMFDIEQVEILRGPQGTLFGKNTIGGVINVTTKKPSGEFGVQAKARLGNEGRQDIMLAADLPIVENTLAARVSMQQFDFDGFYENTFDGSDAGGQDLFAARAKLLWTPSEEFEALLSLEYIEDDSDTPMVVNTTTEEKFFYGAYPGRGAGGPANRPLGDPFKTGLVTPDQHTDGFAESKNTDGHQEDVDGVYLTLNWDVMGGTLTSITGYRGVDSDYYNDYVGEPFAIYATIRSVYRDTYSQEIRFAGSTDNLDYVVGGYYQQNDMDYENYTSLGPDHPFAGGPTIPVGGVLTDADGSQEATAFAIFGEGSYSISEVTSITAGIRYSDEEKDFQLSPLFFPTEARVDESDSWDDITYRLGIDHQINDTTMLYASFATGFKSGGFNEQAGTLESAATAFEPEEAESFEVGMKADLLDNTLRLNVAAYAVEYTDLQVDSVVPVPGVGQESIITNAGEVTSYGLEADVMWLATDQLTIDGTLGLQDSEYDKFQCDRDGDASTNPMPTPDVDCSDFDVKRTPETTASLGATYNIPLSGLGGSLDLNTNATYTDSFYNDIINSESSKHEEVTLLNASVSYIADDEKLRVSVFGRNLTDEEYQTSGLSVANLWNFSTYGNPATYGLEVEVKF is encoded by the coding sequence ATGCGTAACAACAGTGAATCAGGCAAGGCTGCGACCCGCACTTTGTCATCGTTTAAACCGAAATCACCATTGCGGATGGCAATACTGTCTTCATTGTTGCTGCCAGTAGCTGGTATCAGCGCTATGGCACAAGCACAGGACGCTCGCGTGCTGGAAGAAGTTCAGGTTACTGCTCGTCAAAGAACTGAAAGTTTGCAAGATGTGCCCGTTGCTGTAACGGTAATGGATGAAAGCGCGCTGCAAAAAACCTTCGCCCAGAATCTGGGTGAGATGGGCGATTATGCCCCTAACGTCACCATCGGTACGGTGCCTGGTTTTAACGCCGCCTCGATTGCTATTCGTGGCGTGTCTACCGGTGATATCCCTTCTACTTTTGACCCTGCTGTAACGGTAGCGGTTGATGGTTTCTATTTAGGTCACTACCAAGCATCGTTGTTAGATATGTTTGATATTGAGCAGGTAGAAATTCTGCGTGGCCCACAGGGCACGCTGTTTGGTAAAAACACCATTGGTGGTGTTATTAATGTCACCACTAAAAAGCCTAGCGGTGAGTTTGGCGTACAAGCCAAAGCGCGTTTAGGTAACGAAGGTCGTCAGGATATTATGCTGGCCGCTGATTTACCGATTGTTGAAAATACTTTAGCTGCCCGTGTTTCTATGCAGCAATTTGATTTCGACGGTTTCTATGAAAATACCTTTGATGGCAGCGATGCCGGTGGCCAGGATTTATTTGCTGCCCGCGCGAAGTTATTATGGACACCAAGTGAAGAGTTTGAGGCCTTATTATCGCTGGAGTATATCGAAGACGATAGTGATACGCCTATGGTTGTAAATACCACGACTGAAGAAAAGTTTTTCTATGGCGCTTACCCCGGCCGCGGTGCTGGCGGACCAGCTAATCGGCCGCTAGGCGATCCATTTAAAACTGGTTTGGTAACCCCCGATCAGCATACAGATGGTTTTGCCGAGTCTAAAAATACTGATGGCCACCAGGAAGATGTCGATGGTGTTTACCTGACACTAAACTGGGATGTAATGGGCGGTACTTTGACCTCTATAACGGGTTACCGTGGTGTAGACTCAGATTACTATAATGATTATGTCGGCGAGCCTTTTGCTATTTACGCGACAATTCGTTCGGTATACCGTGATACCTACAGTCAGGAAATTCGCTTTGCTGGCTCTACCGACAACCTGGATTATGTGGTTGGTGGTTACTATCAGCAAAATGATATGGACTATGAGAACTATACTAGCCTTGGTCCAGATCATCCCTTTGCGGGCGGCCCAACGATTCCTGTTGGCGGGGTTTTAACCGATGCTGATGGTTCACAGGAAGCGACTGCTTTCGCTATCTTTGGTGAAGGTAGCTACAGTATTTCTGAGGTGACTTCGATCACAGCGGGTATCCGTTATTCAGATGAAGAGAAAGATTTTCAGCTAAGTCCGCTATTCTTTCCTACAGAAGCTAGAGTTGATGAGTCTGACTCCTGGGATGATATAACTTATCGCTTAGGCATTGATCATCAGATAAATGATACCACTATGCTCTATGCATCGTTTGCAACCGGCTTTAAAAGCGGTGGCTTTAATGAGCAGGCAGGTACTCTGGAATCTGCAGCTACAGCCTTCGAACCAGAAGAAGCAGAATCTTTTGAAGTGGGTATGAAGGCTGACTTGCTGGATAATACACTTCGTTTAAATGTTGCTGCCTATGCGGTTGAGTATACTGATTTGCAAGTGGATTCAGTTGTACCTGTTCCGGGGGTTGGTCAAGAGTCTATTATTACTAACGCCGGTGAAGTGACCTCTTATGGTCTTGAAGCCGATGTTATGTGGTTGGCAACTGACCAGCTGACTATCGATGGTACTTTGGGCTTGCAAGATTCGGAATATGATAAGTTCCAGTGTGACCGTGATGGTGATGCTTCGACTAATCCTATGCCAACGCCCGATGTTGACTGTTCAGATTTTGATGTTAAGCGTACGCCAGAGACTACAGCCAGCTTAGGTGCTACCTATAATATCCCTCTGAGTGGCCTGGGTGGTTCGCTAGATCTGAATACCAATGCGACTTATACCGATTCTTTCTATAACGACATTATCAATAGTGAATCCAGTAAGCACGAAGAAGTGACGTTGTTAAACGCCAGTGTTTCTTATATTGCTGATGATGAAAAGCTGCGTGTTTCAGTATTTGGTCGTAACCTGACTGATGAGGAATACCAGACTTCAGGTCTAAGTGTTGCTAACTTGTGGAATTTCTCTACTTACGGCAACCCTGCAACTTACGGTCTTGAAGTAGAAGTGAAATTCTAA
- a CDS encoding PQQ-binding-like beta-propeller repeat protein: protein MKFSKQLFLWLSLVLPLTTAAAVDDNAAKVSAAGEALYQKHCQMCHGGRVAKAPELTLIRLMAASSVYRALDQGIMQQQGKALSDNEKVVLAEYLTGQSLNQQTVAPAPQCEGKAAEFDINAPPLAAGWSAENNNQRHYGEEVTSINAGNINQLELAWAFAYPEAIRARSQPAIAGGAVYVGSQNGSVFALDRETGCIRWTFQTTAEVRNAIVIEPWKAGESASPSLFFGDIAGNVYALNAVTGELRWKDRPDDHPSLTLTAAPALSDGTLYVPLSSLEVTQAADPSYACCTFRGGVAAYDAKTGNKKWVGYTIDEPPRVVGKNSIGTDQIAPSGSPVWNSPSIDTKRGVMYVGTGENYSSPANDTSDAILALSLKDGSIVWRQQMTGGDAWNMGCETKERVNCPPEDGPDYDFGAATIIATNSAGKDIVLAGQKSGEVFGLDPDQGGKILWRNKVGRGGIQGGVHFGMTVEGDTLYAPMSDFYGGPRWPGEAYPGMFALDITTGKQLWFTKTPDICDGKKFCDSGLSAAASSIPGAAVGGSMDGHLRAYDSKTGKIIWDFDSAVEFAALNGNKAMGGSMGGATGPVFNKDMLFVNSGYGIYFHMPGNVLLAFRLAE from the coding sequence GTGAAGTTCAGCAAACAATTATTCCTATGGCTAAGCCTGGTGCTGCCATTAACCACAGCTGCGGCTGTCGATGATAATGCTGCCAAGGTATCAGCAGCCGGTGAAGCGCTGTATCAAAAACACTGCCAGATGTGTCATGGCGGCCGCGTTGCCAAAGCGCCAGAGCTCACCTTGATTCGCCTGATGGCAGCCAGCTCGGTTTACCGTGCGCTGGATCAGGGGATTATGCAACAACAGGGCAAGGCATTAAGTGACAACGAAAAAGTGGTATTGGCGGAATACCTCACCGGCCAGAGTTTAAATCAACAGACGGTCGCGCCAGCGCCACAGTGTGAAGGCAAAGCGGCAGAGTTTGATATTAATGCGCCACCACTAGCTGCCGGTTGGAGTGCGGAGAATAATAACCAGCGCCACTATGGCGAAGAAGTTACTTCGATTAACGCTGGTAATATTAATCAGTTAGAACTGGCCTGGGCCTTTGCTTACCCGGAAGCCATTCGCGCGCGCTCACAACCTGCTATTGCCGGTGGTGCGGTATATGTTGGCAGTCAAAACGGCTCAGTGTTTGCGTTAGACCGTGAAACCGGCTGTATTCGCTGGACCTTCCAAACCACCGCGGAAGTGCGCAATGCGATAGTGATAGAACCCTGGAAGGCGGGGGAGAGTGCCAGCCCTTCATTATTTTTTGGTGATATCGCCGGTAATGTTTATGCGCTTAATGCTGTCACCGGTGAGCTGCGCTGGAAAGATCGCCCGGATGATCACCCCAGCCTGACCTTAACCGCAGCCCCTGCACTGAGTGATGGCACCTTATATGTTCCCTTATCTTCATTAGAGGTAACGCAAGCGGCAGACCCCAGTTATGCCTGTTGTACTTTTCGTGGCGGTGTTGCCGCTTATGATGCTAAAACCGGTAATAAAAAATGGGTAGGCTATACCATTGATGAACCGCCCCGTGTGGTGGGTAAAAATTCTATTGGTACTGACCAAATTGCACCCTCCGGTTCCCCGGTGTGGAATTCTCCCAGTATCGATACGAAAAGAGGCGTTATGTATGTCGGCACCGGTGAAAATTATTCCTCACCGGCCAACGATACCAGCGACGCTATTCTTGCCCTTAGCTTAAAAGATGGCAGCATTGTCTGGCGTCAACAAATGACCGGTGGCGATGCCTGGAATATGGGCTGCGAAACCAAAGAGCGGGTTAACTGCCCACCGGAAGATGGCCCTGATTATGATTTTGGTGCTGCCACTATTATTGCGACTAACAGTGCCGGTAAGGATATTGTTTTGGCCGGTCAAAAGTCCGGTGAAGTGTTTGGCCTCGATCCTGATCAAGGCGGCAAAATACTTTGGCGCAATAAAGTCGGTAGAGGCGGCATTCAAGGTGGTGTTCACTTTGGTATGACCGTCGAAGGCGATACGCTTTATGCGCCGATGTCCGATTTTTATGGTGGTCCTCGTTGGCCTGGTGAAGCTTATCCGGGTATGTTTGCGCTGGATATTACTACCGGCAAGCAACTCTGGTTTACCAAAACACCGGATATTTGTGACGGTAAAAAGTTTTGTGACTCTGGACTTTCAGCAGCGGCTTCGTCTATTCCCGGTGCGGCGGTAGGTGGCTCAATGGATGGACACTTGCGTGCCTATGATAGTAAAACCGGTAAAATTATTTGGGACTTTGATAGTGCGGTGGAGTTTGCGGCACTTAACGGTAATAAGGCCATGGGTGGTTCCATGGGGGGCGCTACCGGTCCGGTGTTTAATAAAGATATGTTATTTGTTAATTCCGGTTATGGTATTTATTTCCATATGCCGGGCAATGTTCTGCTGGCGTTTCGGTTGGCAGAATAA
- a CDS encoding EAL domain-containing protein, which translates to MSLYKQLWAAVLLVMSVSFIASFIVSSLSAKDYLEQQLQLKNIDNANILAVTLSNSDFDPVTTTLMLTSIANSSHLQLLQLHSPTGELLEEFNDNAAIEGVPIWLTQLISIHTEPVTTQITRGWKQAGTITVQSHSKFAYQALWDKTQTLMGYFALIALLTGVIGSFVISIISRPLAAVVDQAAAISRREFIHTPEPKTLEFQAIVRSMNQLSGDVRTMLEQESQQLAQWQQQSQTDTVTGLLNREAFIDKFSALLEHKDEQSAGVVVLVRIMNLAQLNRSHGRVMMDDFLTALANTLRTQDHNRCDRIIGRLNGSDFISVITSDDKVEQIAQRLHQHILQLSQQWKLAEYCDFPCATAHYFANDQYTDIMTKLDNALITAELAAANHIQHGDTVEPSAVSSRRNHWQQLLETAFTYNQFALEHFPLRGSNNQLIHYEAPARLILEDGQQLTAGQFLPWVSRMGWGHRLDLIVSELAIGWINDMQQDVGVNLSADLLSNKDYIVALHKQLQPYSNLDKLWLEIPEYAVYNQFEQFSLLCKLLKPLGCKIGIEHVGQEISRIGLLADLGIHFIKIDSQLIHQIDSNHANQIVVQGLCGIVHSIGLKAYAEGVTTEAEWSMLKGLGINGGTGKYFS; encoded by the coding sequence ATGTCACTGTATAAACAGCTTTGGGCAGCAGTGCTTCTGGTGATGTCAGTCTCATTTATTGCCAGCTTTATTGTTAGCAGCCTAAGCGCCAAAGACTATCTTGAGCAGCAACTGCAACTAAAAAATATCGATAACGCCAATATCCTTGCGGTCACCCTGTCCAATAGTGATTTTGATCCGGTGACCACCACACTGATGCTCACCTCCATTGCCAATAGCAGCCACTTACAATTATTGCAGCTACACTCCCCCACCGGTGAACTACTGGAAGAGTTTAACGATAATGCAGCGATTGAAGGGGTGCCGATCTGGCTGACCCAACTTATCAGTATCCATACCGAGCCTGTCACCACTCAAATCACCCGGGGCTGGAAACAGGCGGGGACGATTACCGTACAGAGCCACTCCAAATTTGCCTATCAGGCACTATGGGATAAAACCCAAACCTTAATGGGGTATTTTGCGCTTATTGCCTTATTAACCGGTGTTATCGGCTCCTTTGTGATTAGCATTATCTCCCGCCCACTGGCTGCGGTTGTCGATCAGGCCGCCGCGATTAGCCGCCGAGAATTTATCCATACCCCAGAGCCAAAGACGTTGGAGTTTCAGGCCATTGTGCGCTCTATGAACCAACTGTCGGGTGATGTAAGAACGATGCTTGAGCAGGAAAGCCAGCAACTGGCCCAATGGCAGCAGCAATCACAGACCGACACGGTTACTGGCCTGCTAAACCGGGAAGCTTTTATCGACAAGTTTAGTGCCCTTCTGGAACATAAAGATGAACAGTCTGCCGGTGTCGTTGTACTGGTTAGAATTATGAATCTGGCACAGCTCAATCGCAGCCATGGCCGGGTGATGATGGATGATTTTTTAACCGCATTGGCCAATACCTTAAGAACTCAAGACCACAACCGTTGCGACCGGATTATTGGCCGCCTCAATGGCTCTGATTTTATTTCTGTTATTACCAGCGATGACAAAGTTGAGCAGATCGCCCAGCGTTTACACCAGCATATTTTACAGCTTAGCCAACAATGGAAACTGGCAGAGTATTGCGACTTCCCCTGCGCCACTGCCCACTACTTTGCCAATGATCAATACACTGACATTATGACCAAGCTGGATAATGCCTTGATCACCGCAGAACTGGCAGCAGCAAACCATATTCAGCATGGCGATACTGTCGAACCCTCAGCGGTCAGCAGCAGACGCAACCACTGGCAGCAACTACTGGAAACAGCCTTCACCTACAACCAATTTGCCCTGGAGCACTTCCCCCTCAGGGGTAGCAATAATCAGTTAATACACTACGAGGCACCGGCAAGACTTATTCTTGAAGATGGCCAACAACTAACCGCGGGACAATTTCTACCCTGGGTTAGCCGTATGGGCTGGGGGCACAGGCTTGACCTTATTGTTAGTGAGCTAGCGATAGGCTGGATTAACGATATGCAGCAAGACGTTGGTGTCAACCTTTCCGCCGACCTATTAAGTAACAAAGACTATATTGTCGCCCTGCATAAACAACTACAGCCCTATAGCAATCTGGACAAGCTATGGCTGGAAATACCGGAGTATGCTGTTTATAACCAGTTTGAACAGTTCTCACTATTGTGCAAACTGCTTAAACCTCTGGGCTGCAAAATTGGTATTGAACATGTCGGCCAGGAAATTAGCCGTATTGGTCTATTAGCCGACCTGGGTATTCACTTTATTAAAATTGATAGTCAATTGATTCACCAAATTGATAGCAATCATGCTAACCAGATTGTGGTGCAGGGCCTTTGCGGTATTGTTCATTCGATTGGCTTAAAAGCCTATGCGGAAGGGGTGACTACGGAAGCGGAATGGTCGATGCTTAAAGGCCTGGGTATCAATGGTGGGACGGGGAAATATTTTAGCTGA
- a CDS encoding transglutaminase-like cysteine peptidase yields MTLLPHSARAGLMAALLLALITAASTNFNRILQLAEQRYGQPGLEMLSQWQLLLNDSSSLSEQQKLDRINHFFNQHIQWQTDQSIWQMDDYWATPLESMGISKGDCEDFTIAKYISLLALDVPINKLRITYVRAVIDQQPQAHMVLSYYASPDAEPLILDNVTPTILPASQRSDLTPVYSFNSDGLWLGGASQSSGRKPGVVLSRWRNLLFRLQTDGFDL; encoded by the coding sequence ATGACCCTACTCCCCCACTCCGCCAGAGCAGGCCTTATGGCTGCGCTGCTATTGGCCCTGATCACCGCTGCCAGTACGAATTTTAATCGTATTTTGCAACTGGCTGAGCAGCGTTATGGGCAGCCGGGCCTGGAGATGTTAAGCCAATGGCAATTGCTGCTAAACGATAGCAGCAGCCTGTCAGAACAACAGAAGCTGGACCGAATCAATCACTTTTTTAACCAGCATATTCAGTGGCAAACGGACCAATCTATCTGGCAAATGGATGATTACTGGGCAACACCCTTAGAATCTATGGGGATAAGCAAAGGGGACTGCGAGGACTTTACCATTGCCAAATATATTTCACTGCTGGCCCTTGATGTGCCGATTAATAAATTGCGCATTACCTATGTGCGGGCGGTGATCGACCAACAGCCACAGGCCCATATGGTATTAAGCTATTACGCAAGCCCTGATGCCGAGCCGCTGATTTTGGATAATGTAACACCCACTATTTTACCTGCATCACAGCGCAGTGACCTAACACCGGTGTATAGTTTCAATAGTGATGGGCTATGGTTGGGCGGCGCCAGCCAGTCCAGCGGCAGAAAGCCGGGCGTGGTGCTCTCGCGCTGGCGCAATTTATTATTTCGCCTGCAGACGGATGGCTTTGATTTATGA